A part of Neovison vison isolate M4711 chromosome 6, ASM_NN_V1, whole genome shotgun sequence genomic DNA contains:
- the LOC122909084 gene encoding non-histone chromosomal protein HMG-14-like, protein MMPRRKVHSCKGAAKDEPKRSLRLSAKPAPAKVKTKQKKAAGEDKSSDKKVPTEGNRGAKGKQAEVPNQETYLQKTETKNEESPAPDETREKEAI, encoded by the coding sequence ATGATGCCCAGGAGGAAGGTCCACTCCTGCAAGGGGGCAGCAAAAGATGAGCCTAAGAGATCGTTGAGGTTATCAGCTAAACCTGCACCTGCAAAAGTGAAAACGAAGCAAAAAAAGGCAGCAGGAGAGGATAAATCTTCAGACAAAAAGGTACCTACAGAGGGGAATAGGGGAGCAAAGGGAAAACAGGCTGAAGTACCTAACCAAGAAACTTACCTgcagaaaacagaaactaaaaatgaGGAGAGTCCAGCCCCTGAtgaaacaagagagaaagaagccatCTGA